The nucleotide window ATAATGAGAATCAGATCCAATTTCTGTTCTTGAAGGATATCTCGAAGTTTCAGCATGGTGCTTTCCTTTAAAGGGTATTTAACCCTCTCCCACTCGGACCTGGCGCGAGCAATAAAGCCACTGCTCGCTGTATTGTCTTGGACTTTCTTCACCTTCGCGTCCAATCTCCGCATAGTGTTCTCACatctcttcaacaacttctcGAAGTCTGCCGTTCCATTGCAACTCTTAAGAGGTTTTCGCTTCACTGTCTCTTCCAGAAATCGTTAGCATCCGACGCATCTCGCCCACAGAATTGCAGATGTCGTCCACATCTTCTCTGCAATGTCGCCATCCGTTGTAATACGTGATGATGCTTTGGGACACCTGGAGTCCCAGACTCACAAAGCCGGCAACTCCAGCGGCCAGGTCCATGAAGTTGTGGATGGCGAGTATGGTGATTTGGTCGAGGGAAATCCTAGACTGAGGGACAGCTCCCTATCCCTTTATCTGCTGAGGCTGCCAGGTAATCAGGAATGTAGCTTAGGCAAGCTGGTTACTGCGCCACAACATGACGTAGTCTACTGTGCAATAGTGCGGGAGCAGAAGTTGTATTCTCATAACCTGCTTCGTTGTGGTCGGCACAGCCACAATATAGTGTCCGCCAGTGCGGGTTCGTCTGCCAGTCTTGTTCCCCGTCTACCACCGAACGAAGGAGTCTCATTTGGATCGGCCAATCCAATACCCAACAGCGGCATGTCGTGGGTCATGTGGTAGCCCCTTGATGTGGCattccttgttcttgaatATGCTGCTGGCTGGAGTCAAAGGAGCACCAAGTGGGGCTCCCTACAATTGTTGTGTAACAATCACCGGCAACACACAAGGGCCATCCAAAGATGGCAAAAAGCGGTCCGCCATATTGTCCAGGAAAGGCATGCCGTGGTCAGAAGAGGAACCAGGCATCTTAAGAACATTGACGAAGAAGTGAGTTTTATCTTGGCTAGAGGTCACCAGACGCTTCACAGAGCAATATCCCGGTAGAAGCCAGAATTCTATACAGGTATGCTGGAGCTTGAGACTCAACCAGCAGACGAACTTCGataggaaaaaaagaagttcATCGCCGTCCCATAGtcattactatatatatacgtAATTTATCATCTACCTTCTGTACCTCAATATTCCGGCTTCTATGCGGCTATCATGATCTTCAGtcgtccatctcatccaaccaACCCTCTATCTGCTTCCGCCATtcctccaccctcttcgCTGCATCCGATAATTCGGCCCTGTTTCTACCCTCCTGCCTACAGATCTGATTAAACAActgcatctgcttcatcaacgatttcatcccatccctaacgctttccttccccagGATAACCTCCGCCCGGGCCGCCTCCCTCCGTTCGGCCAGCCGCCGCTCTTTCCACCGCCCGAATGGTCCCAGAACTTTCGTGAACAACTTCTTCAGcacctcttccatcatctgatTATGCTGCATCACGTATTGTGGGTGAACTCCTTGCACCACGAACATCTGATGCCCGTCgacatccatcatcttgaCCAGTTCCTGTCGCGCACCGGCTTCCGAAGAagacagctcctccgccctAAGGTCCCCAGAAGATCCCCATTTGTCGTTCCTgactttgctgctgcattgGCACGAAATAACAATTTGCGGGTGGATGTACCGTAGGCACGTCCACGTAAGCTCGAACGAGTCTGTCACCAACTCAGCCAAATCTTCTGCGAACCGTTTTGACCCCAGCAATTTATCTGTGACCATTGGAAACGTATCCATTACGATCACGTCGTGTAGTTTAAGCTTCAATACCTCGAGGTTTTTCTCCAACCACCCCAGCGTTGGCGATTGCTGAACCATTTGCTCATACCCCAGTACATCAAATGGACTGGGGTTGAGTAACAGAATCACTGGGAAGTCCAGCCATCCACACAGCAATTCTTTCCAATTCTGAAAGCTTGCCTCCGAGATCCCATGTTTTACCTGGAATTCCCGTCCGGCCCGGTAGAGCGGGCAAGATTCGTCCACCAGGAGTTGACGAGTTTGTCGCAAACTGCTGAGTCTTTCTGGAATTATTTCTCGAGTCAAGTGTTCCACAAAACGGGGCAAGCCTTGCTCGAGGTAAGGTGCGAATGGGTTGAAGCCTCTTGTattccttgcttcttcttcttctttcagtTCGACTGCTGCGAGGCGCCCGGTGAGGGCATCAACGTGGTCAACTTTCGCATGTGAGACTGGAAGAGGCatctttttatctttcttgATGTTCGTGTTCTCCTTTCCTACCTTATTGCCAGCTCCGTCTTGCGCTCTTTATACTTGGGGAAAGTTTTTGTTATTCTGAACGCAGGCAGCATTACATATTCTAGAGTCCGTAGACTGTTACTCAACACGAACTGACCTTGTCTTTGATCTCTGCCGTTTGCGGAACCTTTGATTGTTACCATTTTAACACCACTTTATTCTCTAATTGCTGGTAAATTCTCCTGTTAACTCAGTTTATCACGCATTGGAAAAAGCACCAAGCAGCTGGAAACGGTAGCAAGCAATTTGATCACTGTAACCCCGTTGCCGCAACCggacaccaccacatcaATGGAAGCATGTCTCCGAAGCATCACGCACCCTGTTGTTGATTATCCTGATGCGGATAGCTCCGGAGATGAGGACTGGGAACTACTCATTCCGGAATATGTATATCCAGAGCGAGTGCGGCTCTTGGAGAAATTCTGGGTCGGAAGCGGAGGAATTTGACGGGCACAAGCAATTTGTACGACGAATCCATGTTACAGGATATTGTTACATCATAATGTAATTTTTAGCAATAAAATCAGAATAGATATTGTCAATAAGCTATAGCTCTACCTGCACCGAACCTTACTGGTCGGAGCCCTCGTATTTTCGTCCACTCTGTCGAAGTGTTGCACGCCGATTACGGAGGCAAGATCTTCACTTAGCAGGCATTTGCAACGCTCTTCGGGAATAGTTCCTCTTCAAAGGTTCATCTGGTATTTCTCCGAACATCCCACATCTCCGATAGTCACCGTCATTACCCTCGAAGTGATCTTTAGGTATCGccgtgttgttgttgtctatCCCGTCCCACTTGTTAATTTCCCTCTCAAGCCGACCATATATTATCATGTTGAACGCGCAGCCATGATAGCGGAAACAATCTTCGATAGCATTGTGGTAGTGTTTGTTTGGTTCTACGGCTTGTCAGATTGGAGATCGGTTTTTGCATCCTTGGGGGAACTTACCATAACACCGAGCGGAGAGGTCCCTGACATTGAAGCGAATGCAGACCTGATATTAAGTCTTCAATATAACTTAGTAGAAATGCCTCCGCGTAATCGATATAGTGGCTTGAACTGCTAGGGTTGTCTTGCAACACAACTACCAATTGCTGTTCTGTGAGCTCTTCCTCATTacaggtttttttttttttttttgcaaATGAGATTCGCTTGACTGAGTCTAGTCACCCACTCATTATCGCTTCATCGCAGGGACTATCCGGAGCAAAATATCTCCAGGTAACGAGATTACTGATCATCTTTTTAAGACTAAAGCATGAATATAGCTAGATACAGTAACGATTGGAGAGTAGATGAAATAGCCCATGCAACCAGCCAGATTAAAGAAGATTTTTATGCCCAATGATTGGCCATGGATCCGGTAAGGCTAAGCAAGTAACAGATCTCTCAATCCTACTAGAAGCTCATCGCGCAAGGATAACTGCTTGTCAATTCCAATGTATTCATGTCAGCATGACCTGCGCCCCGACAACTTGAAACACTTGGTTAGGCTTACGTGGTTTGATACAACAGCATATAGAGTACTGCGATAAGACCCTGGCTCAAGAAGAGACCGGCTTTCAATCCAGTGCGTATCAAGGGCAATTACCGAAGGGGCGACCGGCGATATGAATAACAGATTGGGGTAGTTCCCAGAGTCATGGGGTTGCTGATAGTGTTCCCCTACTGTTACGCTGTATGTATCAGGCAGATGCCCCTATGCTAGCTACTGATCCCAAAGGACTAGTCAATTCCGTGGATGCTGGGTACCTTTGTCACTGCTATACGAATTTACAGCGTTTCGTGGTTGAATTCTTACGTAGTTTGACAGGGTGTCCACTCTGACGAGGAGATCGTATCACAGTTAGCTTGGGGAAGTCCGCAGCCTTCGGCACAGGTTGAAACTTGGGTAGCCTGCTCACGACCCAAGATGTGGGCTGTAGTCGCAGCTGAGGCGGTATGGCATTGTCTCTCAGATAGGAATGGCGCAGGTATCCATTTCAACGTGGTGTTGCAATTCGAATACTTCCTCAAGCAAGCGTCGGTCATAGAAACCTGGCGAACCAACTTCTTTATGCATTACTACGAGAACTCGTAATCACAGACCTATAGATACCGCGTGTTTCTCAATCAGATCGTGGATTTCCTGCTCCCGGGACCGCAGTTTTCGTGCTTCATCTGTGGCAGAATCCGATTTGACCCCGTTCCGCACCTCGAAGCAAAGATCCTCCCAGTAAAGCTCCCACAGTATTTCCATTTCGGAGGTCAAGTCATTGGCCAGCTCTGCATGTGCAACACAATCTTCCATGAAGTAGCTGTCTGCAAGCCATAAATCAAAAAGGACCTCGTCGATACCCTGTCTTATCCAGTAAATGTGTTCGAAGTCCATATCAACGGAGCCATATCCACTCCTTTTCCATGTCACGAACTGTCTGTCGTGGTCGACAGAGATGTTTGCGGGACAGTCCGTCAAAAAACTACGTGCGATTTCTTCCACAGGAGCTCTAGCACCAAAGCACCGCGCCATCCGACCTAGTTCTCTTCCAGCAGAATATCCGTCCGCGCGAGGATTCACAATCATATTGATCATCAAGTCTCGGAAGTCTCGAAGGCTGGGCAAGCGATCGTGCTGGAGAAAGGCATCCAGATCCAGCCCGCGGTTCAAAAGTGTCTCGACAGAAACCATGTGCTCGACATACTGGTGTTCGATTTCCCATTCAAATATGTATTCGTGCATGAATTTGTCTCCATCATCAGGATTATACCCCAACTCGAAAGCAAGGTCCCTAGCATGATGGCAAGGCAACGTGCCGTCTTCTCCCACTGGGACCGAAATAATTGCGATCCAAATGCCATCTGCTCGGTCATCCGAGTGGTAGTGTTTCACGAAAGCGCGATGAAGGGCTTCGATGGGGCGGTCAGTGGCGGAGACCAGGGCCGTGGGTTTGTTCTGGTAAAAGATGCTATGTTGCCGAAAATTGGATAGAAGCTCAAATTTTGAGAGTGGGGTACCAGTATGGTTCAAACCGTATATCAACGCTCCTGCGCTGCTCTTCGAGAAACAGCGATATAAGTTTTTCCGAAAGGGCCTATAAGTCATATCTGCAAGGGAAGTATTACAGGACGATGTAGAGCATGAAGACAAAAAGTGAGTATCTGCTGGAACTGCCAAGGCAAGCTCCTTGGTCTATGTCTCTGACCCTAGGGCAGTTCTTAACAACGCGAAGAGGGAATCTGACAGGTAAGGCGTTCTGGCGGTGAAACGTCGGGTCTTGCGCGGGGTCTGCTGGAGGAAAAAGCACACGTGGACCATTGCGCTAACCGGAACAAGACTACTTCGCACGATCTATCAACAGCCTGAACCATATACAAGTATActtatttactaataaaaaattactcCATTACCGAAAAAAAACTCATTCTCTAATCCACCGTGCTAACTAATGCTGAAGCCTTCCTATAGGCAAATATAAGGAAGACGATCGAAGATATTAAACTACAAGATTTAGGGTGGGGGAGGTAGGTAGATAAACGTCAAACGATGGAGATATATACATATCTCTCCCCTGTTTA belongs to Aspergillus luchuensis IFO 4308 DNA, chromosome 3, nearly complete sequence and includes:
- a CDS encoding uncharacterized protein (COG:S;~EggNog:ENOG410PYKN), whose amino-acid sequence is MPLPVSHAKVDHVDALTGRLAAVELKEEEEARNTRGFNPFAPYLEQGLPRFVEHLTREIIPERLSSLRQTRQLLVDESCPLYRAGREFQVKHGISEASFQNWKELLCGWLDFPVILLLNPSPFDVLGYEQMVQQSPTLGWLEKNLEVLKLKLHDVIVMDTFPMVTDKLLGSKRFAEDLAELVTDSFELTWTCLRYIHPQIVISCQCSSKVRNDKWGSSGDLRAEELSSSEAGARQELVKMMDVDGHQMFVVQGVHPQYVMQHNQMMEEVLKKLFTKVLGPFGRWKERRLAERREAARAEVILGKESVRDGMKSLMKQMQLFNQICRQEGRNRAELSDAAKRVEEWRKQIEGWLDEMDD
- a CDS encoding uncharacterized protein (COG:S;~EggNog:ENOG410PRJR), producing MTYRPFRKNLYRCFSKSSAGALIYGLNHTGTPLSKFELLSNFRQHSIFYQNKPTALVSATDRPIEALHRAFVKHYHSDDRADGIWIAIISVPVGEDGTLPCHHARDLAFELGYNPDDGDKFMHEYIFEWEIEHQYVEHMVSVETLLNRGLDLDAFLQHDRLPSLRDFRDLMINMIVNPRADGYSAGRELGRMARCFGARAPVEEIARSFLTDCPANISVDHDRQFVTWKRSGYGSVDMDFEHIYWIRQGIDEVLFDLWLADSYFMEDCVAHAELANDLTSEMEILWELYWEDLCFEVRNGVKSDSATDEARKLRSREQEIHDLIEKHAVSIGL